In the Hevea brasiliensis isolate MT/VB/25A 57/8 chromosome 8, ASM3005281v1, whole genome shotgun sequence genome, CATCGTTCCGGTTACTGGTTCGGCTGCCAGATCGAGGCGAGGAGCATCTTCCAGAAAAGAAAACCTGTCAGTGGATGAGTTGCCTTCGGTCCTGAGAGAAATCGATCTTCAATCTATAAGCCAAGAGTACAACCTgcggatcgactcctttgaactgatcaagtgccatggtgaccatcgggccgatcacttctttgatgaggTTGATCTCATCATAGTATACGAAGAGCAGCTAAAGGCCaggctctgtttttctttggatgaattttacaaggtcgtcctaaagttccaccacgtctcggtagctcaagtgcatccaaaCTCCTAGCAGACTCTAATAGCTTTCTGGGGCCTTTGCCAAGCTAAGGGACTAGAACCCACGATtaaagtctttgccgagctacataggcttgctcgaaggaaggatgatgagttctaGTTCTTTCAGGCTAAGCCGAACTGCTCCCTCTTTactgatctcccttcttcattgaataATTGGAAGGACTGCTTTTTCATATTGTGGAGCAAGATTCTGAACGGCTTTGAGAgtatcccacggagttggcaacacTTGGTAGCTCCAATCCCGAAGAAGATTGccttaaataaggatgaagaCACCATGGCGAAAGAGTTAAAATCTCAGgcttctacccagaaattctcgTGCTTTGATGCGGTTATGGCCGAACTAAaatattggatgatgcggctgatcactgacgaagaatacgagcttcagctctttgacctcggccctggtactacccatatctctgatctctgaatcttagtgaactcactgacttcttctttgtgcaggtatggcgggcggcgATGCTTTCAAAGAGAGCAataagcgaaagagggaggtctccagaaaagtgcggGCGATGAAGGGGGCTACCATTGCTGATGCTCAGACCCCTCGTCGTGAATTAGTAGAGGTGCCGAGCTCTCCTCCCCGATCTCAGGAGCAACCGATCCTTGAGGTAGAGGTCGTCGCTCTTGCTCCTCAGCAAATTGAGCTTCCTCCTCCCtcgcctcctccgatctcttccaatgtggaaggggaaTTCTCGGGTCCTACGGTTAGGACACTTTCTCGGGGTGCTCAACTTCTGATCCAATCGTTGGAAAGGAATCGCTCTACAAGGGGGAATCCCGgcctggccaaagtcatgggagcttccatctgcttccaagaagatcggaactagttggcagaggagagcatggatgatatcttagctcagacaataagcttaggcttagaggccattgCAAACCAGTACGtactcagagagaaagcccacgccttaaagaaggagatccttaaggcggtccaagacgcctcagctgcacaagctcagctctcctTTGCTAACGATTATATCGCCAGAATGGAAGATCGGATGAATCATTATGAGGAGAGGATAGCGGAGGTGGAGCGAGAACTTGAAGACTCCTGAGCTGGTCGGTCTGCCTATCTCTCTAGTTATGCTGAAGACCTTCgggcgaaggaggaagagctccgagccaaggatgagaagctccaagctaaggaagaggagagcaaCACAAAGGAGGCCAGGGCTCATGTTAATGCACATAATGACCTTCTGGCCGAGCTGAGGAAGCGGTATCctaaagaggacttctcctggatgaatgagCTCGCCCCAGAGGCCGAAGATGAGAGCGACAAGgagctagagagagagagagagaatgagagaaatgatgatgtacctagagagcaggctgggggagaccctccagccgaatgacttgtaaattttattttgaaatgaattgaagtccttTTTCTGTTCAAATTCTCGATGAGATTGGAAAGCGTGCAAATCatatgagtacttaattgtttgAACGTATTGGACATCAAACCTGAAAGCCaccattaacctaagtataagagatcgaaaaacattATAAGCCTGAGACCGGACTTagccatgaccaaacaccgggtaaatctttagaacattggaaagacttgatttgaattcttaagatcgggatcgtcaGTAGACCAgacagaaaccttaactttattttaagaaatatctGGGACATTCAAGTGAGGAACCCGATTCTAGCATTAGCTAAATGAATTTTcacaatatttgtaaagagagatcgggGGCAAGACTGGATAGTACGGAGACCTGACATTGGTTCGAACCCATCTGATAAGAAatcgaaaaataattaactaagtgTGTGATCGGTTCATTCCGTGGTCGAGCAATCGATGAGTTCGAAAAAATCGTTTGTGATCGAAAGACATCGCCTGAGAGCGGCTTATAAAGCCGATTAAAAAGTCCCTTGACTTCAGAGAttagccaaaatatggtgtcgctaattattatctttatttttaaaatttctttctctatTTATACTTTTAACTTATATTTTTTCactattttatttcaaatttaaggtCTAAAAAAAATCAGtactttaaacataaatttattgtaaataatataagatatatatatatagagagagagaggggtaaattattaaaataaattttatttaatttaaaaaaatcagtactttaaatataaatttgttgtaaataatataagatatatatatagagataaattattaaaagaatagtttacttaatttaataaaataatatttttccaaTTTAAGAATAATTACTAACATTAAAAAAAATACCTGATATTGataatatagaaaatatttaaattatttttctcaattaAACCATTCAATTATGTTAatcataaaatttgaaattagtgtacaaattttaatattgaattaataaaattaaaaaaaaatgattaaaagtgaaaaaaatttaaaaatatatatatatttttagttaTTGGGCTTTAACAATTTAGAATATTTTAATATGATATTCtaagttaaaaatatattttaagttaaatatatttaaaaatatattcaatatgttaatcatatttattttaatatgatattttaataatttaggccggaatttattcaaagttgaaaaaAGTTTGCCACGTGTGTGAGCCCcacatttaaaaaaaagaaaacaaaatgataGAGAAAAGTGATGGACGTAAAACCACTAACACAAAGTCAATAATTAAGGGATAATGATTAATGACAATTGACAAAAAGACAACCTAAAAAaggaaagttaaaaaaaaaaacaattgaataatataatttattccaataaaacattgaaaataatatatattaaatttaagctTTACAAATAATTcttcattattttatatttgaCGAGACACTTATCTGTATATTGTGCAGATATATTTTACtttctaaaattattaataaaataaattgtaaaaatatagtatttaaattttaaaaaaaataaaaatataaaaaaattttaaattttaagaacaTACCTCATAaatatttatagaaattattattatcatctccatatattttttttattatatgaaaatttataaCAATTTTAAATTCACATTGacctttttttaattaaaatttagtaaaattattttttcaatagtAATTTTCTATGATATTCATTTCTGAATATATATTTATGCCTATGACCTTTCAtgttcattaattattttctattttactTATCATTATCATAACTTAGTTTTATATTATAGCCTTATTTGATAAATTAAGAATTCGAATAGTCAAATtaatgagtggttagtgatgatAATATAATCATAAATTTAGTAaatctaataaattttatttaatatatatacaaattaattattaataattaataataaaacatAACTAAAACAAATAGAAATAAGatgtattaaaattatatatatatatatattaattttatttaaattttaatattaagtattaagaaattaaaaaatcatatattaaacagtGATCATAataaaactaataaattttatttaatataatatatacatattaaaattaattattattagtggtaaaatatttttttttgctattataaattcatgtatatATAATATATGTGTGTTAAATGACCCATTAAAATGAGAATAAGAAAATTCATTCTCCTAAAAATTTACATATTAATTAGCAGTAATAATAAGACTAATAACATattatgaattattattattaataataaaaatttaaatatttatttactattattattatattaattattattaacaaattagatattaatatatattattaataataaaaatttattttttctcaactataattcataaatatatttatataataattttattaattttttttgcttgtATTAAAAAACCAAAAAGTCACATGTTGATTAGTAGTAATACGAAGATTAATaactttatttaatatatacatattgattattattaataataaaaataaataaaattacaaacattagtcaactaaaaaatcataataaatagaggtaataataaaataaagataaaattgataaggataaaaaaaaaataataataatatgttacCATTATTTTGAAGGCAAGCTATGTGTGTTGGATAAGTTCTCTTCTACTTTCCATGCATAAACGGTTAAAAAAAAGGGTTAAAATAGAGTAAATCCTAAAAATTATGAGATTAATCTAAAATCACCATGCATGGGTTAATTTtagaataatatttaaatatttatgcaATGGAACTGAACTCAGAGCACAGCTGCATTCTCCAGAAATGTAGAATCCATTAATGCAACAAGAATTCAAAGATACTCGCAGTTGCTCTCATATGCTTCTTTCCAAACCCATGCATCCTGCAAAatcttcaaatatgatttttttttttttttttttggaaacaaAAAGGATGCATCCTAAGTTTCACAATCTGGGTTTCAATCTTTTCGCCCTAAACAAATAGAGAGGCATATTCTCAAGAAGAGAAGTACTATTGAATGAGGTCAATGTCAAGTCCCTTGAGTTTCACCGCCCATTGAACTCGTCCCTTGAGTGGGCGAAGCTCCCCTTAAGCTGAGTTCACTGCGAGCAAATTGTTGTCGCCTTAAACTCGAGACCAAGGGTACCATTTCCTCCATTTCTTCACCATACGTCCTTAGTTCCTTCAGCTTGTCTACCCACACATTTGGCCTCTTATTTCGCAAAGATCTACCAGCTTTGACTATGGCAATGGGCAATCCTGCACATTTTTCTACAATTTCAGTCGCTATACGACGCAAGTACGGTTCTTCGGAAACAGATGCAGTGATTTCAAACAAATTCAATGCCTCTTCTTTTGAAAGGACTtcaagtggaaacactttctgcgcACCCATCCCATGGCACACATCTCTTCCCCTTGAAGTTAATAATATTTTGCATCCCTTGCAATCAGCCCCAAATGGAATTCCCACTTCCTCTAATTGAAGTGTTGTCCAGATATCATCAAGAATGATAAGTATCCTCTTCTCTTTCTTCAACCTCTCACGTAGTCGATTTGCTCTTAGGAATATTTCCTCCTCATGAAGACGAAGGCTCAAGAATTCAGCAACATCCGCTTGAATTCCTCTGATCTTTGGCGTTTCTGATACAGTAACAAAAATCACATCATCAAATAGATACTCTAATTGGGCTTGTCTAACGACCTCCTTTACTAGGGTGGTCTTACCCACCCCGCCCATCCCACAAACACCAAGGATGTTAATATTAGGATCTCTCAGTGAATCCATTATTTCCTTCAAAATTGGCGCCCGCGAAGGCAATATTGGCACAGGATCAAAATTCTGCTTTGAAATTGAATCAACTCTATTCCTTGGAAATCTGGAACACAACACCCCGAAGGCAAAGATTATAGGCCAAACTGATAATTTTATTGGATTATCATAGTGCTGAGACAGAAAGGCATAATTTATTGTTGCAAAAACCAATTGGAAGATGCCACAGACTAATCCAACAATGTCTGAAAATGTCACCAGATGCTTGTAATTTCGACGCGGGGAGCAAAACCAAGGTAAATAACCTCTCATCATCCATTCAACTCTATCTCTTCGACCCTTGCGAGCAAGATCAATGATGGAGAACAACATGGTTGCCAAGGACATTAACATGATAACCAGTGCATATTGGGGCTTGTGCACTAAAGATAGCTGATCAAAAACAGCCGGTGGAAGCTCCACTACGAAATTTGCGATGAGCAAAATCCTTTCCACGATCATTGAATCAACTCTTGTGCGTGGATTCCTTGGAAATCTGGAACACAGCACCCCAAAGGCAAAGATTATAGGCCAAACTGATAATTTGATTGGATTATCATGGTGCTGAGACAGAAAGGCGTAAGTTATTGTTGCAAAAACCAATTGGAAGATGCCACAGACTAATCCAACAATGTCTGAAAATGTCCCCAGAGGCTTGTAATTTCGATCCGGGGAGTAAAACCAAGGTAAATAATCTCTCCTCATCCATTCAACTCTATCTCTTCGACCCTTGCGAGCAAGATCAATGATGGAGAACAACATGGTTGCCAAGGACATTAACATGATAACCAGTGCATATTGGGGCTTGTGCACTAAAGATAGCTGATCAAAAACAG is a window encoding:
- the LOC131168839 gene encoding uncharacterized protein LOC131168839, with the translated sequence MDEFDIEAQSTSDGLTQRISSDSSNVGVPYSSETGNSFSINAREDMQNRVDALNQRDMIVERILLIANFVVALPPAVFDQLSLVHKPQYALVIMLMSLATMLFSIIDLARKGRRDRVEWMRRDYLPWFYSPDRNYKPLGTFSDIVGLVCGIFQLVFATITYAFLSQHHDNPIKLSVWPIIFAFGVLCSRFPRNPRTRVDSMIVERILLIANFVVELPPAVFDQLSLVHKPQYALVIMLMSLATMLFSIIDLARKGRRDRVEWMMRGYLPWFCSPRRNYKHLVTFSDIVGLVCGIFQLVFATINYAFLSQHYDNPIKLSVWPIIFAFGVLCSRFPRNRVDSISKQNFDPVPILPSRAPILKEIMDSLRDPNINILGVCGMGGVGKTTLVKEVVRQAQLEYLFDDVIFVTVSETPKIRGIQADVAEFLSLRLHEEEIFLRANRLRERLKKEKRILIILDDIWTTLQLEEVGIPFGADCKGCKILLTSRGRDVCHGMGAQKVFPLEVLSKEEALNLFEITASVSEEPYLRRIATEIVEKCAGLPIAIVKAGRSLRNKRPNVWVDKLKELRTYGEEMEEMVPLVSSLRRQQFARSELSLRGASPTQGTSSMGGETQGT